The following are encoded together in the Mesoplodon densirostris isolate mMesDen1 chromosome 2, mMesDen1 primary haplotype, whole genome shotgun sequence genome:
- the ABL2 gene encoding tyrosine-protein kinase ABL2 isoform X4, with product MGQQVGRVGEAPGLQQLQPRGIRGSSAARPSSRRRDLAGRTAEAGFNIFTQHEALHRPYGCDVEPQALNEAIRWSSKENLLGATESDPNLFVALYDFVASGDNTLSITKGEKLRVLGYNQNGEWSEVRSKNGQGWVPSNYITPVNSLEKHSWYHGPVSRSAAEYLLSSLINGSFLVRESESSPGQLSISLRYEGRVYHYRINTTTDGKVYVTAESRFSTLAELVHHHSTVADGLVTTLHYPAPKCNKPTVYGVSPIHDKWEMERTDITMKHKLGGGQYGEVYVGVWKKYSLTVAVKTLKEDTMEVEEFLKEAAVMKEIKHPNLVQLLGVCTLEPPFYIVTEYMPYGNLLDYLRECNREEVTAVVLLYMATQISSAMEYLEKKNFIHRDLAARNCLVGENHVVKVADFGLSRLMTGDTYTAHAGAKFPIKWTAPESLAYNTFSIKSDVWAFGVLLWEIATYGMSPYPGIDLSQVYDLLEKGYRMEQPEGCPPKVYELMRACWKWSPADRPSFAETHQAFETMFHDSSISEEVAEELGRAASSSSVVPYLPRLPILPSKTRTLKKQGENKENIEGPQDATENSASSSAPGFIRSAQAPSGSPALPRKQRDKSPSSLLEDAKETCFTRDRKGGFFSSFMKKRNAPTPPKRSSSFREMENQPHKKYELTGLPEQDRMAMTLPRNCQRSKLQLERTVSTSSQPEENVDRANDMLPKKSEEGAAPTRERPKAKLLPRGATALPLRTPSGDPAITEKDSPGLGVAGVAAAPKSRERNGGARLGMAGVPEDGEQTGWAAPAKAAAVLPTTHNHKVPVLISPTLKHTPADVQLIGTDSQGNKFKLLSEHQVTSSGDKDRPRRVKPKCAPPPPPGVRLLQHPAVCSDSTEEPTSETQEGGKKAAPGAVPISGKAGRPVMPPPQVPLPTSSISPVKMANGTAGTKVALRKTRQVAEKISADKISKEALLECADLLSSAITEPVPNSQLVDTGHQLLDYCSGYVDCIPQTRNKFAFREAVSKLELSLQELQVSSAAAGVPGANPVLHNLLSCVQEISDVVQR from the exons AAGCCTTGCACCGTCCCTATGGTTGTGATGTTGAACCCCAGGCCCTGAATGAAGCCATCAGGTGGAGCTCCAAGGAGAACTTGCTTGGAGCCACTGAGAGTGACCCTAATCTCTTTGTTGCACTTTATGATTTCGTAGCAAGTGGTGATAACACACTGAGTATTACTAAAG GTGAAAAGCTACGAGTCCTTGGTTACAACCAGAATGGTGAGTGGAGTGAAGTTCGCTCTAAGAATGGCCAAGGCTGGGTGCCAAGCAACTACATCACCCCAGTGAACAGCCTGGAGAAACACTCCTGGTACCATGGACCTGTGTCTCGCAGTGCAGCAGAGTACCTACTCAGCAGTCTAATCAATGGCAGCTTCCTGGTGCGAGAAAGTGAGAGCAGCCCTGGGCAGCTGTCAATCTCGCTTAGGTATGAGGGGCGTGTGTATCACTACAGGATCAATACCACCACAGATGGCAAG GTGTATGTAACTGCTGAGAGCCGCTTTAGCACCTTGGCCGAGCTTGTTCACCATCACTCCACAGTGGCTGATGGACTGGTAACAACACTACACTACCCAGCACCCAAGTGTAATAAGCCTACAGTCTACGGTGTGTCCCCTATCCATGACAAATGGGAAATGGAACGAACAGATATTACCATGAAGCACAAACTTGGGGGTGGTCAGTATGGAGAGGTTTACGTTGGCGTCTGGAAGAAATACAGCCTTACGGTTGCTGTGAAAACATTGAAG GAAGATACTATGGAGGTGGAGGAATTCCTAAAAGAAGCTGCAGTGATGAAGGAAATCAAGCATCCTAATCTGGTACAACTATTAG GTGTATGTACTTTGGAGCCACCATTTTACATTGTGACTGAATACATGCCTTATGGGAACTTGCTTGATTATCTCCGAGAATGCAACCGAGAAGAGGTGACTGCAGTTGTACTGCTTTACATGGCCACTCAGATCTCTTCTGCAATGGAGTATTTAGAGAAGAAGAATTTCATCCATAG AGATCTTGCAGCTCGTAACTGCCTGGTGGGAGAAAACCATGTGGTAAAAGTGGCTGACTTTGGCTTGAGTAGATTGATGACTGGAGACACCTATACTGCTCATGCTGGAGCCAAATTTCCTATTAAATGGACAGCACCAGAGAGTCTTGCCTACAATACCTTCTCAATTAAATCTGACGTCTGGG CTTTTGGGGTGCTCTTGTGGGAAATTGCTACATATGGAATGTCACCATATCCAGGTATTGACCTGTCTCAGGTCTATGATCTACTGGAAAAAGGATATCGAATGGAACAGCCTGAAGGATGTCCCCCTAAGGTGTATGAACTTATGAGAGCAT GCTGGAAGTGGAGCCCTGCCGACAGGCCCTCTTTTGCTGAAACACATCAAGCTTTTGAAACCATGTTCCATGACTCCAGCATTTCTGAAG AGGTAGCCGAGGAGCTTGGGAGAGCTGCCTCCTCCTCATCTGTTGTTCCATATCTGCCCCGATTACCTATACTTCCTTCTAAGACCCGGACGCTGAAGAAACAGGGAGAGAACAAGGAGAATATTGAAGGGCCACAAGATGCCACAGAAAATTCTGCTTCCAGTTCAGCACCAG GGTTCATTAGAAGTGCACAGGCCCCCAGTGGGTCCCCAGCACTGCCTCGAAAGCAAAGAGACAAGTCCCCCAGCAGCCTCTTGGAAGACGCTAAAGAGACATGCTTCACCAGAGATAGGAAGGGAGGCTTCTTCAGTTCCTtcatgaaaaagagaaatgctcCCACACCCCCCAAACGCAGCAGCTCCTTCCGAGAAATGGAGAATCAGCCCCACAAGAAATATGAACTCACGG GGCTTCCAGAGCAGGATAGGATGGCAATGACCCTTCCCAGGAACTGCCAGAGGTCCAAACTCCAGCTGGAAAGGACGGTGTCCACCTCTTCTCAGCCAGAAGAGAATGTGGATAGGGCCAATGACATGCTTCCCAAAAAATCAGAGGAAGGTGCCGCTCCAACCAGGGAGAGACCAAAAGCCAAACTTTTGCCCAGAGGAGCCACCGCTCTTCCTCTCAGAACCCCCTCTGGGGATCCAGCCATTACAGAGAAGGACtctccagggctgggggtggctgGAGTGGCAGCTGCCCCCAagagcagggagaggaatggTGGGGCACGACTTGGCATGGCTGGAGTCCCAGAGGATGGCGAGCAGACAGGCTGGGCTGCCCCCGCCAAGGCTGCGGCGGTCCTCCCAACCACTCACAACCACAAAGTGCCAGTCCTTATCTCACCCACTCTGAAGCACACTCCAGCTGACGTGCAGCTCATTGGCACAGACTCTCAGGGGAATAAGTTCAAGCTCTTATCTGAGCATCAAGTCACTTCCTCCGGAGACAAGGACCGACCCCGCCGGGTAAAACCAAAGTGTGCCCCACCCCCGCCGCCAGGGGTGAGACTCCTGCAGCATCCGGCCGTGTGCTCAGACTCCACGGAAGAGCCCACGTCAGAAacacaggagggagggaagaaggcgGCTCCAGGGGCAGTGCCCATCAGTGGGAAAGCTGGGAGGCCTGTAATGCCTCCACCTCAAGTGCCTCTGCCCACATCTTCCATCTCGCCAGTGAAAATGGCCAATGGCACAGCAGGTACTAAAGTGGCTCTGAGAAAAACCAGACAGGTGGCTGAGAAAATCTCAGCTGACAAAATCAGTAAGGAGGCCCTGCTGGAATGTGCTGACCTACTGTCCAGTGCAATCACGGAACCTGTGCCCAACAGCCAGCTGGTGGACACTGGACACCAGTTGCTCGACTACTGCTCAGGCTATGTGGACTGCATCCCCCAAACTCGCAACAAATTTGCCTTCCGCGAGGCTGTGAGCAAACTGGAACTCAGCCTGCAGGAGCTGCAGGTGTCTTCTGCAGCTGCTGGTGTGCCCGGGGCAAACCCTGTCCTTCACAACTTACTGTCATGTGTACAGGAAATCAGTGATGTGGTGCAGAGGTAG